The DNA region TAGTAAAAATATACTCTTTCTACCCGCTTAAACTTTCAATGAGATGGATAATTATGTAAACAAGGAAGTTTCAACTCTTACCTTTAGAAGATTTTCCACATGAAACAAGGTATTCAAACAGATCTTGAATCTTGCTCTTCGTATCTGCGATGAATTTTACCATCTTTATTGTTTTCCAAGATATTTTTTCCACAAGGGGCAAATGAGCTTAATTTATAGGAATTCAGTGTGTTCATAATTCATTACTTACTTCTTTATTTAATATCAAGTTGAGAACCATGCATGTGCATTCGTAGTAGATAAATTATTATTTTGTACATGCCTATTGTATAAGTTCGCATGATTCCTTCTGTCTTCCAATGGGCCAGTTGGAACTATTGAGGATACATCTTCATTTTAATTGTATATTATTCATGCCAACCTAAAATGTTGTTAACTACCTAATGAAAATTTGAGTTATTTATGTAATTCCATGTACACGTATAGTATCTTATTCTCTTCTGGTTTTTGTAGATTTTAGAGAACAGAAAAGAGGCATTCGTCAGAGTTAGAAGGCCAACCGAGCGAAGCTCTCAAAATGATATTTCTTCTGTCATAATTTATATAATTTTGCACTCAGAAATCATCCTAAATGCTCCTGGACTATGTTTTAGTTTGGAGTTTGGTTGTGACTGGAATTTGGGGAAGGGCGTTAGAATtgggaagaaggaaaaaaaaaaaagatgaacgTATTTGGATTCAAAATATTGGGTTCTTTTGAAATTCACTGTTTCTTCttggtttttttttatttttattcgtGTTATTCACATTATTACACATTGTTCCACTTGTAATTAACTGAAAATTTGGAAAAGTAGTTGTGCCTGCAAATATGGAGAATACAAATATTTTATATATCCCCTTCAAGATGATGACACAAACTGAATGGACTATAAGTATGTGGTACACAAAACCTTCCCAAGATGTAACCTGGACCTGTTCTGTGACACCATTGAAAAAGTGACACcaactttaaaataaaaactaGCCTCTTGGCAAAAGCCTACAAATGAAAAAGTGAAGGTAAATACTGATTGGAGGCTTGGAGCTATCTGACAAAGAATGAGAGTGAATTAGAGATGACAATGATGGGACAGTTTATTACAATTAAGTGTGAAAGTAAAAATATGGCTGAAGCTCTAACTGTCAAACATGGAGTGAACCAATGCATAATCCTTGGTGTCACATACCCGGAGTTGGAGCTAGACAGAAGTTTTTTGTGcgctataaaacatgatttttttcATCTCATTCTCATCGAACTAGCTTACTGGAAACACACAAAGTTGAAACAAATTCTCACTGAAACGCTGAAAAACTTCCTAATTTTTTCATGTGAGAatattattatttagactttttccaccgacattcagtggacATAGCGACTGAACATTTTTCCGTGGAAAATTCAGCCGGAAAATAGTGATTTTTAGCAGTGAGACTACGAATCATTATTAGGATACTTCAACAAGTCTAACAAGAACTACAAACTAAATCAAGTGATTGACACTACTCTTGAGGAGTAGAATGAGATTAATATATTGTCACTATCTCCCACTGCTTAAGGAAAGCAAACCAAGTTGTTTAGCAAACATGCCTCGATGTAAGAATCCACCTTACCTTCATTTCAAGAATTTCCTAGAAGTATTCAAGGTCCTTTCCAAATGAATAGATGGAACTTACCTAGTaagctagtatatatatatatatatatatatatatatatacttcatttCAAGAATTTCCTAGAAATACTCAAGGTCCTTTCCAAATGAATAGATGGAACTTACGTAGCAAGCTTGTGTGTGTgtctatacatacatacatatatatataaaggagtCGAAATTATATggttagcctttttttttttttttttaaagctgaGAAGCATTTAACTTAGTAGGATGTCCCTTTTCATATAGAATCTTGCTCATTTTTTGTTGGCCGGAATGGTTAATTAAACTAGTCTAGTATTATATCATAAAGTCCAGCAAGTCCCCTCATCGATCGGTGCTTATAACTATCGACATGTATTTGATCATAGTCAAACTGGATTTAGTGTTACTCGTTCTTCTACTTTCTTGAGAATTTAGGAGGCAGGAAAGGAGATTACGGGGAAGAGGAAACACCTGACTTTGGTTAAGACTAATTAATAGTATtagttaattaaattaattaatttggtcCATTAATTTCTTAAAAGTGATAGGTGTCAGAAATGTAAAGCATAACTTGACGAAATGGAGAGAAATGGTAACGAACGGTAGCTTCCGAAATGAGGATACATCTTTAGTTCTTAAATTGTATATTATTCATGTCAAATATAGATATTGATTGTTGACTACTAATTGATAAACTTTTGACTAATTTATGTTATCCTATGCATGCGTATAATGCATCCCCCACCAAATCCCACCCCCAACTCATGATAATGTGAGTATAACAAAATAAGAGAGACCTTTTAATCTTATAatcttaaatttaaaaaaaaatatatatatatatatattgttcctGTGATATTTTTTTCGGGATAGATTAAGAACAACAATATTAAAAATGAACAGAATCGACAAAACAACTGAGTTTCTTGGAATTATAATCACAATTTGGAATTTCCCAAGGTTTGTATTAATTATTTCAACCAGTCTTAGGTTTAGGAGCTGATCTTTTGCCTGGAGGTCTTGAAAAATTTGATCTCTCTTCAGGGTTATAATCACtgtcctcctcttcttcttcttcttgttcttttGAATTTTCTACAGATTCATCAATTATTACAAGTTTTTGGCCTTTTGCATTATCTCCTGGTCCTATTACTACTATTGGTCCTTGGCCTTGTGCATTTCCTGTTGGTGCATCACTTGCTGGTTCTTGGTTTTCTTCTGGTGGGACATCTATTGATCTTGATCCTTGATCCTTTCCTGGTTCTGACAAAATTGAACACATGTAtccaaattattattttaaaaaaatataattaagtaaataaatctTTTAAGTATAGTAATGCATAGATCAAATATAGAAGAAGAAACGTAAGGAATTAACGAGGATCGGACAAGCCTACGTGCTCGGAGCAGAAGTAGAGAAAGTTTTCCACTATGAATAAGAAGAATTGTACAAAGATCTCAATTACAACCATTTTATATAGACCTCAAGTAATTCCTAATCTTATTTGGACAAGGAATTTCCCAAACCGACTATGAACTTTGATATAATTTTAGAATTCACAGAATTCAAGACACAAGACACGAACAACAGATGAAATGGTTATACATTTTTAATATGCTATCATAGCCAAGAAAGAGTGAAAATTTTCAGACAGTCTTTTACTCATACCTTGAATCTTGTTCTTCGTATCTGTGATGAATTCAgccatctttttttttcttttttttcttttttttcttgttctagCTATTGTCTGTCTCTCGTGGATCAAATGAGCTTTATAGGAGATTAAACGTTGAAAGGTTCATTACTTACTTTCTGTTTATAATAAAATATATACAACCAGGCACGCTCATTCATTCGTAAATCATTATTTTATACTAGGCGGCCTATTTTAAAATGTTTACTTGATTCGTTTTTTCTTTCCAATGGGCCAAGCTAAGTTGGTAATGAGGATATAcatcttaattttttttccttttacttttTTATGTGAAAGTAGATATTAGGGACCACCAATTGATCCAAATTTGACTAATCTATGTTGTTCTTTATATGCAACGCGTATACCGCTCCCACCAACGCCCTCCCCCACCCCACGCCGCGCCCCACAAAACCCCAACTCAACCCAACTGGAATGACTCAACCGATCATATCAAATGATCAAATCATTAGAAGTAGTAAACGTTTTTCtatttactattatatataaaggAAATGAGGATATAcatcttaattttttttccttttacttttTTGTGTGAAAGTAGATATTAAGGACCACCAAtcagtggcggattcaggattttcattcagggtgtttagaaaaaagaagaagctaaatatacactgtaattttttgctgagggtgttcaaaagttaatatatgcacataaatacagaaaatttaccctatatatacactgtaattttttgccgagggtgttcgggtgaacaccctcggctCTTGGTGCATCCACCCCTGCCACCAATTGATCCAAATTTGACTAATCTATGTTATTCTTTATATGCAACGCGTATACCGCTCCCACCAACGCCCTCCCCCACCCCACGCCGCGCCTCACAAAACCCCAACTCAACCCAACTGGAATGACTCAACTGGTCATATCAAATGATCAAATCATTAGAAGTAGTAAACGTTTTTCtatttactattatatataaaggAAAACATAGAGACTTGATAttcgcatttgagcccaattaatccagataattcgcattgTATAGCGCTTATTCGGGAAAAGCgctccctccaaagattttttcatatccatgttcgaacccctgatccctaattaagggaggagcagcttcatccgctgcacaagttaaattatgtatttgtctttaaagttcattaactatgtatagattatttatttagaacaaAATAACTTTAGAAAATTAGAATACAtaacttataaatgtcaaattctggctccgcatttgatttgaagtaaataatttcataaaaatggaagttaaaatattaaaggagtggaatgaaagttttactttcatatattgaaaatatacctatatgaaatttaattattactaacgtAATTAACCACTTGTGGGACTctaatgggtatatggttgtcgttgttgtacacttgtattaacacaaattatatttttttaattaaaatatctatttttatatcttgagtttggacccgggcttagcacgggcctcacataactagtatatatataagtattcaAGAGGAACTAACACCGCAatgaatgcttatatcaaaagctatataaattgtacatatatcatagtactgaatatttattctcttctcatatatacacgtatgcactttaattttaattctccgacacattttattttctccgtgtacttttactagttcacttttgacttttcaagttctttaagaattaataatgaAGTTCCCCTCCATCTCttattacttgaccacattactaaactattttttatcccacgtggacatatgtcatagtactgaatatttattcccttctcatgtatgcacgtatacacttcaattttaattctctgacacatatttatttccgccgtgcacttttacttgttcacttttaacttttcaagttctttaaaaattaataaatgaagtactccctctgtctcatattacttggccacgttactaaaaatatatgtccaaattacttgttcatttacaaaattaagataaaattaattaagtctttctcatcttaccctctccgtctcatattacttggccacattactaaaaatatatatccaaattacttgttcatttacaaaaccaaaataaaattaactAAATCTTtttcatcttacccttagtaataaatgctcttgaaaatagtcaattttgattagaatatatttattggagagagataggaataagatagtaaaatacatattttatttatgatttcttaaggggtgtgcaaaagGGAAACTGACAAGTAATATGGGTAAATCTCAATAGCCttgaaaaatgatttaaaaatgagtaattaacgtgaagggtaaaattaataataagaacaaaaatttctttctctcgATATTTtaacatggacaagtaaaagtgaacggaggaggTGACTTTATCCCCGTTTTTCTTCtctgtcaatactttaaacgtgaagagaggacgaacaatagtaatgcaaatttgtaccaaaattatatacattgtacactttaaccaactacctTTTTAttccacgtagacatatgtcatagtattgagtatttattctcttctcatgtatacacatatgcacttcaaatATAATTCTCCTATATATATTTATTCCCTCCGTACACTTTTAGTTgtccacttttaacttttcacattctttaaaaattaataaataaaatatatattttatcataatattcatatttattggtgtatagtctcaatagcattacgaaatgatttgaaaatgggtaattaatgtgaagggtaaaataagaagaagaaaattttctttctcctaATATGtcaacgtggacaagtaaaagtaaaaggagggagtgacttttatccccgttttcagaggcgaatccaggatttcaTGAGGATGGGTTCACCATTGCTTTAGAACATAATGGCAAAAATTTAAAAAGTTTCCCGAGTTGGGGATTGAACCTGTGACCTTCAGAATACAAAGATAACCTTTGACCAATAATCCACTCACCCTATTATGACCATGTGTTTATTTAGTTAAAattagatatattttcagaattatacacataatatatcgagatTAGTCGAgcgaccatgtgttcacgtgagcCAAAATTTACACACAAATTCACCCCtgcccgttttccttctttgtcaatactttacttatttgaCTCTCCTTTGtattctctgattattgtttctttatatttataaaatgtattcCTTTATATCTTCATTTCGGAATGTGGTGATTTACGTTATAACATATATCtttttaattttgatttctttgtaacaattctttttatctataattgttaatgaaaaaaatataatatatttttttaattaatttaataaaaatattttattagtttttcttttaaaaaaaatctaatatatacaaaaatggttcttatgtttggatctgagtagttagttaattgagatggatatcaacctgtctgtatacatataagatattaaagaatttagaagaaaaaatctataatcaaaatattaattttctctCATATTCTttctaattttcttttttatatcgatgaacaactttcattgttatGACACTGAGAAAAAAGTCCGGCTCTTTCTATcgcaaagacttaattccatcatatgtttttaattttaagctccattttctaattataactaaagtaatggcacataaaatacattttgtatatgttgctatatataataacaattagaatgtttttaaaagttctCTTtcaaatacaaaccttaaagactagCTAATTAAAATGAATAACATGTTCGGTGCACGGGCATAGATTGCTAATTTATTACTATGGCATGTGATTATTCAATCATAGAAATACTTGAGATAATACATGCAAAAAATATGCGGATAAATTTTTATGCACATATTTTTTTATGCTTTTCTTGCAGTAATATAAAGGTATCCAACCTTCGATCTCAATATGATAGTCATCTTAGTGAATAGCTTGAAACTCAATGAATTTCTCTGATATTTACTATAATACAATGTATTATAGGAAAacggtcaaatatacccctgattCTTTTGAAAATGTCTAGATATACCCTTTGTTATAAGTTTGGCTACTCCTGCCGTCTAACTTTTAGCACATATATACCCCTAAGGACGTTAGTTGCATTGTTAGAATTTTAGGGGccattaatttattttatttttaatatcaaAAATTGCCACATGTACCCCTCCCATCTAATCCACCCCTCCAATAGCCCGACCCGCGAAATAATCCGACCCACCCTCCCTTTTAACCCATCTAATCCATTTACCTTTCATCTTCATCCAAAGAAGCACCATTAGTTACAAAATAATAATACTATACCAATTACGGTAATCAATTAAAAATTAGAAGATGAACTGGCTGAGGTGGAATTTATGGCCACCCCATTATCAATAGCGGAAGTGGCCACAATCCATATTTAACAGCATCAATTAACACTCCAAGAAGACCATACATCTCTTTTTCCTTTCATTAATAACTAGTCAATTTAACCGCGCTTTGCGCGGTCATTAAAATAGACCACATATATTATTCCAATTAGATGCAAAACACGTCAAATTATCCTTCGCAAATTTATTTCCTTTATATTCTAAAATTAAACGATTTTCTTTTCTAGTAATTGATCGTGTACTTCGctaattttcaaaaataaaattgtaacaatttaaaaaatttatataacaaaatgaaaattaaataaaaagttaAGGAGCTAAAACTAAATTCGTTAAAATAATTATGATAAAAATGATTGTCCCCTGTTCCGTAGCTTGTTGAATTTTTTCAGTGGAGAAGTTtaattataatttattttaaatactTAATTTTCatgtttgattttaaaatatagaAAGTGCATCCTAACACTAATTTTTCACTTGTTCTTTAGTACACTAAAAGCTTAGTGTAGTTATTACTTCTTGTTTTATTCCTTCCTTAatttttgtttactttttcaa from Lycium barbarum isolate Lr01 chromosome 10, ASM1917538v2, whole genome shotgun sequence includes:
- the LOC132615872 gene encoding uncharacterized protein LOC132615872, with product MAEFITDTKNKIQEPGKDQGSRSIDVPPEENQEPASDAPTGNAQGQGPIVVIGPGDNAKGQKLVIIDESVENSKEQEEEEEEDSDYNPEERSNFSRPPGKRSAPKPKTG